The following proteins are encoded in a genomic region of Lachnospiraceae bacterium KM106-2:
- a CDS encoding DNA mismatch repair protein MutS, which produces MSALTPMMQQYVKTKEEYKDCILFYRLGDFYEMFFDDAITASKELEITLTGKNCGLEERAPMCGIPFHAVDGYLDKLVNRGYKVAICEQVEDPKLAKGLVKREVIRIVTPGTTINTGSLDETKNNYLMSIIYTTNAYGVSIIDITTGDYYVTEVDNERKLLDEINKYAPSEIICNESFLVSGIDLDDLRHRLHISVSALESWYYDEETCIKLLKEHFKVGSLDGLGLQDYSIGVIAAGAIMQYLFETQKNNLEQITKIQPYRTSKFMVLDSSTRRNLELVETLREKQKRGSLLWVLDKTKTAMGARLLRSYIEQPLIEVSEIKERLNAIEEINDNVITREEIREYLNPIYDMERLLSKIVYKSANPRDLIAFASSLSMLPHIKTLLGGLHSDLLERTFDTMDSLEDLCGLINRSIEEDPPISVREGSIIKTGYHEEVDKLRKAKTDGKTWIAELESKEREETGIKNLKIKYNKVFGYYLEVTNSYKELVPEGWTRKQTLTNAERYITPELKELEDMILGAEDKLYALEYDLFQEVRQTIANEVTRIQTSAKAVAIVDVFTSLALVAEQNNFVKPKVNQKGIIDIKDGRHPVVEKMMNHDLFVSNDTYLDNKQNRVSIITGPNMAGKSTYMRQTALIVLMAQIGSYVPCKEANIGIVDRIFTRVGASDDLASGQSTFMVEMTEVANILRNATKNSLLILDEIGRGTSTFDGLSIAWAVVEHISNTKMLGAKTLFATHYHELTELEGKIDGVNNYCIAVKEQGDDIVFLRKIIKGGADKSYGIQVAKLAGVPDLVLMRAREIVNELSSHDITAKARNILQNDVAEDDSAQLSIFDITKDYEDKKLHNIVDQIKEVDLNNMTPMKALEFLYDLQKKSKE; this is translated from the coding sequence ATGAGTGCGTTAACACCGATGATGCAGCAATATGTGAAAACCAAGGAAGAATATAAGGACTGCATCCTTTTTTATCGTCTCGGCGATTTTTATGAAATGTTTTTTGATGATGCGATCACAGCGAGTAAAGAACTGGAGATTACATTAACAGGTAAGAATTGCGGTCTCGAAGAAAGAGCTCCTATGTGTGGAATCCCATTCCATGCAGTAGACGGTTATCTTGATAAATTAGTAAATAGAGGTTACAAAGTAGCGATCTGTGAACAAGTGGAGGATCCAAAGCTTGCCAAAGGTCTTGTAAAGAGAGAGGTTATCCGTATCGTAACACCAGGAACTACAATTAATACAGGTTCCTTAGATGAGACGAAAAATAATTACCTGATGAGCATTATCTATACGACCAATGCCTATGGTGTATCGATCATCGATATTACAACAGGTGATTACTATGTAACAGAGGTCGATAATGAGAGAAAATTATTGGATGAGATCAACAAATATGCGCCATCTGAAATTATTTGTAATGAGTCCTTTTTAGTATCGGGCATCGATCTAGATGATTTACGACATCGTCTGCATATCTCTGTTTCTGCGTTGGAATCTTGGTATTATGATGAAGAAACTTGTATCAAGTTATTGAAAGAACATTTTAAAGTGGGTTCTCTTGATGGGCTTGGATTACAGGATTATAGCATCGGTGTTATTGCTGCAGGTGCAATCATGCAATATTTATTCGAAACTCAGAAGAATAATTTAGAGCAGATTACGAAGATTCAGCCATATCGTACTTCAAAATTCATGGTGTTAGATAGTTCCACAAGACGTAATTTAGAGCTTGTTGAGACGTTACGAGAAAAACAAAAGAGGGGATCCTTACTATGGGTGCTTGATAAGACAAAGACAGCAATGGGTGCACGTCTTCTTAGAAGTTATATCGAGCAGCCATTAATTGAGGTGTCCGAAATTAAGGAACGTCTCAATGCAATTGAAGAGATCAATGATAATGTGATCACTCGTGAAGAGATTCGTGAATATTTAAATCCAATCTATGATATGGAACGTCTTTTAAGTAAGATCGTTTATAAGAGCGCGAATCCTAGAGATTTAATTGCATTTGCAAGCTCACTTAGTATGCTTCCACATATTAAAACATTGCTTGGCGGACTTCATTCCGATTTATTAGAAAGAACTTTCGATACAATGGATTCCTTAGAGGATTTATGCGGTCTGATCAATCGTTCGATTGAAGAAGATCCTCCGATTTCGGTTCGTGAAGGAAGTATCATCAAGACTGGTTATCATGAAGAGGTCGACAAACTTCGTAAAGCAAAGACAGATGGAAAGACATGGATTGCTGAACTAGAATCGAAAGAACGCGAAGAAACAGGAATTAAGAATCTTAAAATCAAATATAATAAAGTTTTCGGTTATTACCTCGAAGTTACAAACTCTTATAAAGAATTAGTACCAGAAGGATGGACAAGAAAACAGACATTGACAAATGCTGAGCGTTATATTACTCCTGAATTAAAAGAACTTGAGGATATGATCCTTGGAGCGGAAGACAAGCTTTATGCATTAGAATATGATTTATTCCAAGAAGTGAGACAGACGATCGCCAATGAAGTAACGAGAATTCAGACTTCAGCGAAGGCAGTTGCTATTGTCGATGTATTTACTTCTTTAGCACTTGTTGCAGAACAAAATAACTTTGTAAAACCTAAGGTAAATCAAAAAGGAATTATCGATATTAAAGATGGTCGTCATCCAGTTGTCGAAAAAATGATGAACCATGATTTATTTGTCTCTAACGATACTTATTTAGATAATAAGCAAAACCGTGTGTCAATTATTACAGGACCGAATATGGCTGGTAAATCAACTTATATGCGTCAAACAGCATTGATTGTCCTTATGGCGCAGATCGGTTCTTATGTACCATGTAAAGAAGCGAATATCGGTATTGTGGATCGTATTTTCACACGTGTTGGCGCTAGTGATGATCTTGCAAGCGGACAAAGTACATTCATGGTGGAAATGACGGAAGTTGCCAACATTCTACGTAATGCGACTAAAAACAGTTTACTTATTTTAGACGAAATCGGACGTGGAACGAGTACTTTCGACGGCTTAAGTATTGCCTGGGCTGTAGTAGAGCATATCAGTAATACAAAAATGCTTGGAGCTAAGACGTTATTTGCAACTCACTATCATGAATTGACAGAATTAGAAGGTAAAATTGATGGTGTTAATAATTACTGTATCGCAGTAAAAGAACAAGGAGACGATATCGTTTTCTTACGTAAGATCATTAAGGGCGGCGCAGATAAGAGTTATGGTATTCAGGTTGCGAAATTAGCCGGAGTTCCTGATCTAGTATTAATGCGAGCACGAGAAATAGTAAATGAGTTAAGCTCTCATGATATTACAGCTAAAGCTCGTAATATCCTTCAAAATGATGTGGCAGAAGATGATAGTGCACAATTATCAATTTTTGATATTACAAAGGATTATGAAGACAAGAAACTTCATAACATTGTGGATCAAATTAAAGAGGTCGATTTAAACAATATGACTCCGATGAAAGCATTAGAGTTCCTATATGACCTTCAAAAAAAGAGTAAGGAATGA
- a CDS encoding DNA mismatch repair protein MutL yields MGKITLLDQNTINKIAAGEVIERPAAVVKELVENAIDAGANAITVEIKDGGISFIRITDNGSGINNEDIKTAFLRHATSKIRSVEDLLCVSSLGFRGEALSSIASVAMVELITKTPSSLLGTRYCIEGGIEKSLDEIGCPDGTTFIVRNLFFNTPARRKFLKTATTEGGYIYDLIERLAVSHPNISFKLLSNNQLKLNTSGNNKLKDILYHVYGRDITMNLTEISAEIGDVKVKGYIGKPIITRGNRNYENYFINGRYIKSPVIMKAIEEAYRPYIMLHRYPFTALHFTIHSDLIDVNVHPTKMEIRFRNSEEIFQLTKKAIEDVLSEKELIPEVTLTEEKKPAYKPVMKQADKGPEPFESKRMKEEEKEVAHKPSFLQHKEIEKPDEKLVRASNEALKTIHDTIFTKDESEKPQPQLLSHEKVEMKEEEPVSVVQITPQIETRESMVKEADNYQAKVTIEESVEEPVVEPVKADTKPAQMNLFEERLLSKEAVKEHRIIGQLFATYWIIEYKDKMFMIDQHAAHEKVLYERTLKALAEKKQNSQMLLPPIVLTLGPREQEVLEKHKEQLNQLGFEVEPFGGKEFSIRAVPTDMFGVATKEILIEFIDSLVDDIGETNPEIILEKAASMSCKAAVKGNQKLSEPEARALIDELMTLDNPYNCPHGRPVIISMSKYEIEKKFKRIV; encoded by the coding sequence ATGGGTAAAATCACTCTATTAGATCAAAATACAATAAATAAAATTGCAGCAGGCGAAGTAATCGAACGTCCTGCTGCGGTTGTAAAAGAGTTGGTTGAAAACGCGATCGATGCAGGCGCCAATGCGATCACCGTAGAAATTAAAGACGGGGGTATCAGCTTTATCCGTATCACGGACAATGGAAGTGGTATCAATAATGAGGATATTAAGACAGCATTTTTAAGACATGCGACAAGTAAGATCCGCTCAGTAGAGGATTTGCTTTGTGTATCGAGTCTTGGCTTCCGTGGTGAGGCATTGAGTTCTATCGCTTCAGTTGCTATGGTGGAACTGATCACAAAGACGCCGTCCTCCCTTTTAGGTACTCGATATTGTATCGAGGGGGGTATTGAAAAGTCATTAGATGAGATTGGATGTCCGGATGGAACAACCTTTATCGTCCGTAATCTATTTTTTAATACGCCGGCAAGAAGAAAGTTTTTAAAGACTGCGACAACAGAAGGCGGTTACATTTATGATCTGATCGAGCGACTAGCTGTTTCACATCCGAATATCTCCTTTAAGTTATTGTCTAATAATCAGTTGAAGTTAAATACTTCTGGCAATAATAAATTAAAGGATATTCTTTATCATGTCTATGGACGGGATATTACGATGAACCTTACAGAGATTTCTGCGGAGATCGGAGACGTGAAAGTGAAAGGTTACATCGGTAAACCGATCATTACAAGAGGAAATCGTAATTATGAGAATTATTTCATAAATGGACGATACATCAAGAGTCCGGTAATTATGAAAGCGATTGAAGAAGCATATCGTCCGTATATTATGTTACATCGATATCCATTCACAGCACTTCATTTTACCATTCATTCCGATCTGATCGATGTGAATGTTCATCCGACTAAAATGGAGATTCGATTCCGTAATAGTGAAGAAATCTTTCAATTGACGAAAAAAGCCATCGAAGATGTCTTGTCTGAAAAAGAATTAATTCCGGAAGTAACTCTTACCGAAGAGAAAAAACCTGCTTATAAGCCGGTTATGAAACAAGCGGATAAAGGGCCTGAACCATTTGAGTCAAAACGAATGAAAGAAGAGGAAAAAGAAGTTGCGCATAAGCCTTCTTTCTTACAGCATAAAGAGATTGAGAAGCCGGATGAGAAACTGGTACGAGCTTCGAATGAAGCATTAAAGACTATTCATGATACGATCTTTACAAAGGATGAGAGTGAAAAACCTCAACCACAGCTCTTAAGTCACGAAAAAGTAGAAATGAAGGAAGAAGAGCCAGTATCAGTAGTACAGATCACACCACAAATCGAGACTCGTGAGTCGATGGTAAAAGAAGCAGATAATTATCAAGCAAAGGTAACGATAGAAGAAAGTGTGGAAGAACCGGTTGTAGAACCAGTGAAAGCAGATACCAAACCAGCGCAGATGAATCTATTTGAAGAACGTTTATTATCTAAAGAAGCAGTAAAAGAGCATCGTATCATTGGACAACTATTTGCAACTTACTGGATCATCGAGTATAAAGATAAAATGTTTATGATCGATCAGCATGCTGCTCATGAGAAGGTACTTTATGAGAGAACGTTAAAAGCGCTAGCTGAGAAAAAACAAAATTCGCAGATGTTATTGCCTCCGATCGTTTTAACCCTTGGTCCAAGAGAACAAGAGGTATTGGAAAAGCATAAAGAACAATTAAATCAATTGGGATTTGAAGTTGAGCCATTTGGTGGAAAAGAATTCTCCATTCGGGCGGTGCCAACGGATATGTTCGGTGTGGCAACCAAAGAAATTCTCATTGAGTTTATTGATTCGCTTGTCGATGATATTGGGGAGACGAATCCGGAGATCATCTTAGAAAAGGCTGCAAGCATGTCTTGCAAGGCAGCGGTAAAAGGAAATCAGAAATTATCAGAACCAGAAGCAAGAGCGTTGATTGATGAACTGATGACATTGGATAATCCTTATAACTGTCCTCATGGAAGACCCGTTATTATCTCCATGAGCAAATATGAAATAGAAAAGAAATTTAAACGTATTGTTTAG
- a CDS encoding tRNA dimethylallyltransferase, which yields MKKQPLIILTGPTAVGKTALSIGLAKAVNGAIISADSMQVYRKMDIGTAKITKEEMQGVKHYLIDVLDPAEDFNVVLFQKLAKEAMKEIYANGQIPIVVGGTGFYIQALLYDIDFEQEEADQTYRHELEALAEEKGAEYLHDKLREVDEKSAEAIHANNVKRVIRALEFFHQTGQKMSDHNEKERIKESAYNSAYFVLTNDREVLYDRINRRIDQMEELGLIEEVKALKEEGYGRDLVSMQGLGYKEILSYLDGEITLEEALYILKRDTRHFAKRQLTWFKREKDVIWYDKSKYFSEEEILTSMIEVMKEKQMMDR from the coding sequence ATGAAGAAACAACCATTGATTATCTTAACAGGGCCTACCGCAGTGGGAAAAACAGCACTGTCCATTGGATTAGCTAAGGCAGTAAATGGTGCTATTATTTCTGCAGATTCCATGCAAGTATATAGGAAAATGGATATCGGAACTGCAAAGATAACAAAAGAGGAAATGCAAGGCGTTAAGCATTATCTGATCGATGTATTAGATCCTGCCGAAGATTTTAACGTAGTATTATTTCAGAAATTAGCGAAAGAGGCAATGAAAGAGATCTATGCCAATGGACAGATTCCGATCGTAGTCGGTGGTACTGGTTTTTATATTCAGGCACTTTTGTATGATATTGATTTTGAACAAGAAGAGGCAGATCAGACATACCGCCATGAATTGGAGGCATTAGCCGAAGAAAAGGGAGCGGAGTATCTTCACGATAAGTTACGTGAGGTAGATGAAAAGAGTGCAGAGGCCATACATGCAAATAATGTAAAACGTGTGATCCGTGCATTGGAGTTTTTTCATCAGACTGGTCAGAAGATGAGTGATCATAATGAAAAAGAGAGAATAAAGGAAAGTGCCTATAATAGTGCTTATTTTGTTTTGACAAATGACCGAGAAGTGCTTTATGACAGAATCAATCGCCGTATCGATCAGATGGAGGAACTTGGTCTGATCGAGGAAGTTAAGGCTCTAAAAGAAGAAGGTTATGGCAGAGACTTAGTTTCCATGCAAGGACTAGGCTACAAAGAAATATTGAGTTACTTAGATGGTGAGATCACCCTTGAGGAAGCCCTTTATATATTAAAACGTGATACTAGACATTTCGCGAAACGTCAGCTGACGTGGTTTAAGAGAGAGAAAGACGTTATCTGGTATGACAAAAGTAAGTATTTTTCGGAAGAAGAGATCCTTACTAGTATGATAGAAGTTATGAAAGAAAAACAAATGATGGATAGATAG
- a CDS encoding aluminum resistance protein — MNEVLEKQYEELGIDKKIVDFGREIEGKLKERFDTIDAIAEFNQLKVIKAMQDNRLSDIHFAATTGYGYNDLGRDTLEATYAAIFKAESALVRPQLTCGTHALTVALSANLRPGDELLSPVGKPYDTLEGVIGIREERGSLKEYGISYRQVDLLDDGAFDYEGIKQAINEKTKLVTIQRSKGYQTRPTLSVERIGELITFIKGIKPDVICMVDNCYGEFVETMEPTEVGADLCVGSLIKNPGGGLAPIGGYIVGKDEYVENCAVRLTAPGLGKEVGATLGLNQSLFQGLFLAPVVTSGALKGAIFAANIYEKLGFPVIPNGTEPRYDIIQAVTLGNAEGIVAFCEGIQAAAPVDSFVTPEPWAMPGYDSEVIMAAGAFVQGSSIELSADAPIKPPYAVYFQGGLTWYHAKLGILMSAQKMYEKKLINL; from the coding sequence ATGAATGAAGTATTAGAAAAGCAGTACGAAGAACTAGGGATTGATAAAAAAATTGTTGATTTTGGACGTGAAATCGAAGGAAAACTAAAAGAACGTTTTGATACTATCGATGCGATTGCAGAATTCAATCAATTAAAAGTGATCAAAGCAATGCAGGATAATCGTCTATCTGATATCCATTTTGCGGCAACAACTGGATATGGCTATAATGATCTAGGTCGTGATACCTTAGAAGCAACTTATGCGGCTATCTTTAAGGCTGAGTCTGCATTAGTTCGTCCACAGCTTACTTGTGGTACCCATGCACTTACGGTTGCATTAAGTGCAAACTTACGTCCGGGAGATGAACTATTATCACCTGTTGGAAAACCTTATGATACCTTAGAAGGTGTCATCGGTATCCGTGAGGAAAGAGGTTCTTTAAAAGAATATGGTATCAGTTACCGTCAGGTAGATCTATTAGATGACGGCGCATTTGATTACGAAGGAATTAAACAAGCGATCAATGAAAAAACAAAGTTAGTTACAATTCAAAGAAGTAAAGGTTATCAAACAAGACCAACATTATCAGTAGAACGTATCGGAGAATTGATCACTTTTATTAAAGGGATCAAACCAGATGTTATCTGTATGGTAGATAACTGTTATGGTGAATTTGTAGAAACAATGGAACCAACAGAAGTTGGTGCTGATCTTTGCGTCGGTTCTTTGATTAAGAATCCAGGTGGCGGATTAGCCCCTATTGGTGGCTATATTGTAGGAAAAGATGAATACGTAGAAAATTGTGCAGTACGTTTAACTGCACCAGGTTTAGGAAAAGAAGTTGGAGCAACACTAGGATTAAATCAAAGTTTATTCCAAGGGTTATTCTTAGCACCTGTAGTTACAAGCGGAGCTCTAAAAGGAGCTATTTTTGCTGCAAATATTTATGAGAAATTAGGATTTCCTGTAATTCCAAATGGAACAGAGCCACGTTACGATATCATTCAAGCTGTTACACTTGGAAACGCAGAAGGAATTGTAGCATTTTGCGAAGGAATTCAGGCAGCAGCACCAGTAGATAGTTTCGTAACACCAGAACCATGGGCAATGCCAGGTTATGATAGTGAAGTAATCATGGCAGCTGGCGCATTTGTTCAAGGATCTAGTATTGAATTAAGTGCGGATGCTCCAATTAAACCACCTTATGCGGTTTATTTCCAAGGCGGTCTTACTTGGTACCACGCGAAACTTGGTATCTTGATGAGCGCCCAAAAGATGTATGAAAAGAAATTAATAAATCTATAA
- a CDS encoding DNA repair protein RadC — MNQGISMKEVPNEERPYEKCIKRGAESLSDAELLAIILRTGSKSEDVLKIATRIMQISKEYIGLLVINQLTMEDLLKINGIGNVKAVQLLALKEISRRMAKATREEGLRLLTPQSVANYYMEDMRHLTIEQILLVMMDSKSKILNDMVLSQGTVNASILAPREVFIHALRVGAVSIILLHNHPSGDPNPSREDIETTKRVKEAGLLIGIKLLDHIIIGDNQYISLKEKGLI, encoded by the coding sequence ATGAATCAGGGAATATCCATGAAAGAAGTACCAAACGAAGAACGTCCCTATGAAAAATGTATAAAAAGAGGAGCAGAGTCTCTCTCTGATGCAGAGTTGTTAGCTATCATACTGCGAACAGGAAGCAAGAGCGAAGATGTGTTAAAGATCGCTACTCGTATTATGCAGATTTCTAAGGAATATATAGGGTTACTAGTGATAAACCAGTTGACAATGGAAGATTTGTTAAAGATAAATGGTATCGGCAATGTAAAAGCAGTGCAGTTACTTGCTTTAAAAGAAATTTCACGAAGAATGGCGAAAGCGACAAGAGAAGAAGGACTTAGGTTATTAACACCTCAGTCGGTTGCAAATTACTACATGGAAGATATGAGACATTTGACCATTGAACAGATCCTATTAGTAATGATGGACTCTAAGAGTAAAATTCTAAATGACATGGTACTTAGCCAAGGAACCGTGAATGCTAGCATTCTGGCACCCAGGGAAGTATTTATTCATGCCTTAAGAGTAGGTGCTGTGAGTATCATTTTACTTCACAATCACCCTAGCGGGGATCCTAATCCCAGCAGAGAAGACATCGAGACAACAAAACGGGTAAAAGAAGCCGGGCTATTAATTGGAATAAAATTGTTGGATCACATTATTATTGGGGATAATCAATATATAAGTCTTAAGGAAAAAGGATTGATTTAA
- a CDS encoding rod shape-determining protein MreB, producing the protein MLSKVFGIDLGTSTLKIYKKGEGVVVDEKNVIAIENRQKVMAIGNEAYEMLEKAPINIKVTYPVRNGVIADIANMEALLDAMVKKHLKMKGGTCLIAVPTDITEVEKRAFFDLVANSRAKLKEVGIVEKPIAAALGAGLDITVANGVMVVDIGADTTEISVMSLGGIVLSKLIPIGGNKLDESIKNYVKKKYNLLIGDKTAEILKKALANAYDMEQEGVKVYGRNVVTGLPSEMEISAEMVHESIQEYLIAIVDSIKQILERTPPEISSDIIDNGIYVAGGSAGIRNIDRLISDHTELNVNIVNDPSNAVVNGLGMIMEDSNLHSLATMIKSSSSIKKRI; encoded by the coding sequence ATGTTAAGTAAAGTATTTGGTATTGATTTAGGGACAAGTACATTAAAAATATACAAAAAGGGCGAGGGCGTTGTCGTTGACGAAAAAAACGTCATAGCTATTGAAAATAGACAAAAGGTAATGGCAATTGGTAATGAAGCATATGAAATGCTTGAAAAAGCACCAATAAACATAAAAGTTACTTATCCAGTACGTAATGGTGTCATTGCCGACATCGCCAATATGGAAGCATTATTAGATGCAATGGTAAAAAAACATCTAAAAATGAAAGGTGGAACTTGTCTTATTGCAGTTCCTACTGATATTACAGAAGTTGAAAAAAGAGCATTTTTTGATCTTGTAGCAAATTCAAGAGCAAAATTAAAAGAAGTAGGAATCGTTGAAAAACCAATTGCAGCTGCACTTGGTGCGGGTCTTGATATTACGGTGGCAAATGGCGTTATGGTAGTTGATATCGGAGCTGATACAACAGAAATCTCAGTTATGTCATTAGGCGGAATCGTTCTTAGCAAATTGATCCCAATTGGTGGTAACAAATTAGATGAATCCATTAAAAATTATGTGAAGAAGAAATATAATTTATTAATTGGTGATAAAACAGCTGAAATTTTAAAGAAAGCATTAGCAAATGCTTATGATATGGAACAAGAAGGCGTTAAAGTATACGGTAGAAATGTCGTTACAGGTCTTCCAAGCGAAATGGAAATCAGTGCAGAGATGGTTCATGAATCTATTCAAGAATATCTCATTGCAATCGTTGATTCAATTAAACAGATTTTAGAAAGAACTCCACCAGAAATTTCATCCGATATTATTGATAATGGTATTTATGTAGCAGGGGGAAGTGCAGGCATCCGCAATATCGATCGTTTGATTTCAGATCACACAGAATTAAATGTGAATATTGTGAATGATCCAAGCAACGCTGTTGTAAATGGTCTTGGTATGATCATGGAAGATTCTAATCTTCATAGTCTTGCTACAATGATCAAGTCATCATCATCAATTAAAAAGAGAATATAA
- a CDS encoding rod shape-determining protein MreC, which translates to MKRKLKMSIPPRYILAALSVLCAVLILVSFKFSDSVAPMKSVVGDVMSPMQKGINKIGTWIHSKQELLVSVKKLTKENKELKEQLDSVSYQNKQLLQDKYELANLREQFQLSKKYATYPKVGARVIGRDANNWNSTITIDKGSKDGIKKDMNVISGNGLVGIVTAVGKHSSQVRLIIDDDSNVYAMFLTTGESCKVKGNLSLIDKGLIDVKRVSKDAKVKTGAEIVTSNYSSKFLQGILIGYLEDLKTDQTNLTKSGTIRPVVDFDNLDIVLVITELKENAD; encoded by the coding sequence ATGAAACGAAAACTTAAGATGTCCATCCCCCCAAGATATATCCTAGCAGCACTTTCTGTCCTTTGTGCGGTACTGATTTTAGTATCGTTCAAGTTCAGTGACAGTGTTGCTCCGATGAAATCGGTTGTTGGAGATGTTATGTCACCGATGCAAAAGGGGATTAACAAAATTGGTACTTGGATCCATTCCAAGCAGGAATTGTTAGTATCGGTTAAGAAACTAACGAAAGAAAATAAAGAATTAAAAGAACAATTAGATAGTGTAAGCTATCAAAACAAACAATTATTACAAGACAAGTATGAACTTGCCAATTTACGAGAGCAATTTCAATTATCTAAAAAATATGCAACCTATCCTAAAGTAGGAGCAAGAGTAATCGGTAGAGATGCGAATAACTGGAACTCAACGATTACGATTGATAAAGGTTCTAAAGACGGAATCAAGAAGGATATGAATGTTATTTCAGGTAATGGACTTGTTGGTATTGTAACAGCAGTTGGAAAACATAGTTCTCAAGTACGATTGATCATTGATGATGATAGTAATGTATATGCAATGTTCTTAACGACAGGTGAGTCTTGTAAAGTAAAAGGTAATTTGTCTTTGATCGATAAAGGTTTGATCGATGTAAAACGAGTTAGCAAAGATGCAAAGGTTAAGACGGGGGCAGAAATTGTAACTTCAAATTATAGTAGTAAGTTCCTTCAGGGCATTTTAATTGGTTACTTAGAGGATTTAAAAACAGATCAGACGAACCTTACAAAATCAGGAACCATTCGTCCGGTTGTAGATTTCGATAACCTTGATATTGTATTAGTTATTACGGAATTGAAAGAAAATGCAGATTAA
- a CDS encoding rod shape-determining protein MreD, with protein sequence MKRFICMIFLIVICFLLQTTVFQAIALANTVPNLLLILIVAIGYMSGKVEGMFLGFFCGLIVDCMYGQVIGISALLYMLVGYLVGICNKIYYRDDLTVPIILVAASDLIFNFCYYVLVFLLRARLNFLFYFRRIMMPELVYTVFVSIVVYKLIHSLFGLLDRSTNKEV encoded by the coding sequence ATGAAACGATTTATATGTATGATTTTTTTGATCGTAATATGTTTTTTATTGCAGACAACAGTCTTTCAGGCGATTGCCCTTGCAAATACCGTTCCGAATTTATTATTGATCTTGATCGTAGCGATCGGATATATGAGCGGCAAGGTAGAAGGGATGTTTCTAGGATTCTTTTGTGGTTTGATCGTTGACTGCATGTATGGTCAGGTAATTGGTATTAGTGCTTTGCTTTATATGTTAGTCGGTTATCTTGTTGGAATTTGCAATAAAATTTATTATAGAGATGATTTGACAGTACCGATCATTTTAGTAGCAGCAAGTGATCTAATATTTAATTTTTGCTATTATGTGCTTGTATTTTTGCTAAGAGCAAGACTGAACTTTCTCTTTTATTTTAGAAGGATCATGATGCCCGAACTTGTTTATACGGTATTTGTTTCTATTGTTGTATACAAGTTGATACATTCGCTGTTTGGACTGCTTGACCGATCAACAAACAAGGAGGTCTAA